A genomic window from Lotus japonicus ecotype B-129 chromosome 1, LjGifu_v1.2 includes:
- the LOC130729226 gene encoding pectinesterase-like has protein sequence MATPQQSLLDKPRKSFSKTFWLFLSLAAIISSSALIASYLKPTSFNLFLSPPNGCEHALDASSCLAHVSEVSQSPISATTKDPKLNILISLMTKSTSHIQEAMVKTKAIKNRINNPKEEAALSDCEQLMDLSIDRVWDSVMALTKDTTDSHQDAHAWLSGVLTNHATCLDGLEGPSRSLMEVEIEDLISRSRTSLALLVSVLAPNGGHEQFIDEPLNGDFPSWVTRKDRRLLESSVGDVNANVVVAKDGSGRFKTVAEAVASAPDSGKTRYVIYVKKGTYKENIEIGKKKTNVMLTGDGMGATIITGNLNVIDGSTTFKSATVAAVGDGFIAQDIWFQNTAGPQKEQAVALRVGADQSIINRCRIDAYQDSLYTHTNRQFYRDSFITGTVDFIFGNAAVVFQKCNIVARKPMSNQKNMLTAQGREDPNQNTGTSIQQCNLTPSQDLKPVAGSIKTYLGRPWKKYSRTVVMQSSIDSHIDPTGWAEWNAESKHFLQTLYYGEYLNSGAGAGTGKRVNWPGYHVIKTAAEASKFTVAQLIQGNVWLKGKGVNFIEGL, from the exons ATGGCTACCCCACAACAATCTTTGCTAGACAAGCCTAGAAAATCCTTTTCCAAAACTTTCTGGTTATTCCTCTCTTTAGCTGCTATCATAAGTTCCTCAGCCCTTATTGCTTCTTATCTCAAACCCACCTCCTTCAACCTCTTCTTGTCACCTCCCAATGGCTGTGAACATGCACTTGACGCATCATCATGCTTAGCTCATGTTTCAGAAGTATCTCAAAGCCCCATCTCAGCCACCACAAAAGACCCCAAACTGAATATTCTCATATCCTTAATGACCAAGTCCACCTCACACATTCAGGAAGCTATGGTCAAAACCAAAGCTATCAAAAACCGCATTAACAACCCTAAAGAGGAGGCAGCTTTGTCTGACTGTGAGCAGCTAATGGACTTGTCCATAGACAGAGTGTGGGACTCAGTTATGGCTCTAACCAAAGACACCACTGATTCACACCAAGATGCACACGCATGGCTAAGCGGTGTGCTCACGAACCATGCAACTTGCTTGGATGGACTAGAAGGTCCATCACGGTCACTAATGGAGGTTGAGATTGAGGACTTGATTTCAAGATCAAGAACTTCTCTAGCCCTACTTGTTTCTGTTTTGGCTCCAAATGGTGGTCATGAACAATTCATCGATGAGCCACTAAATGGGGACTTTCCATCATGGGTGACCAGGAAGGATCGGAGGCTGTTGGAGTCTTCGGTAGGGGACGTAAATGCCAATGTTGTGGTGGCTAAGGATGGGAGTGGCAGGTTCAAGACTGTGGCTGAGGCTGTTGCATCGGCACCTGACAGCGGTAAGACAAGGTATGTTATCTATGTGAAGAAAGGAACCTATAAGGAGAACATTGAAATTGGTAAGAAGAAGACGAATGTGATGCTCACTGGGGATGGTATGGGTGCAACTATTATCACCGGGAACTTGAATGTCATCGATGGAAGTACCACGTTCAAAAGTGCCACTGTTG CTGCTGTGGGCGACGGGTTTATAGCCCAAGACATTTGGTTCCAAAACACAGCAGGACCACAAAAGGAACAGGCAGTGGCTCTTCGTGTTGGAGCAGACCAATCCATCATAAACCGTTGCCGAATTGACGCTTACCAAGACTCTCTCTACACTCATACCAATAGACAGTTTTACCGAGACTCCTTCATCACAGGTACCGTTGACTTCATCTTCGGAAACGCAGCTGTTGTGTTCCAAAAGTGTAATATAGTGGCCAGGAAGCCCATGAGTAACCAAAAAAACATGCTCACGGCCCAAGGGCGTGAAGACCCAAACCAAAACACAGGAACTTCAATTCAGCAATGTAACCTGACACCAAGCCAGGATCTTAAGCCCGTTGCGGGATCCATCAAAACTTACTTGGGTCGCCCATGGAAGAAGTACTCAAGAACTGTTGTGATGCAGTCCTCCATTGATAGCCATATTGATCCAACAGGATGGGCTGAGTGGAATGCTGAGAGTAAGCACTTTCTGCAAACGTTGTATTATGGAGAATACTTGAACAGTGGAGCAGGTGCTGGTACTGGTAAAAGAGTGAATTGGCCTGGTTACCATGTCATCAAAACAGCAGCTGAGGCTAGCAAGTTCACTGTAGCACAACTCATCCAAGGTAATGTTTGGTTAAAGGGCAAGGGGGTTAACTTCATTGAGGGCCTTTAG
- the LOC130729227 gene encoding pectinesterase 2.1-like — protein MATQQQSLLDKPRKSLNKTFWLFLSLAAIISSSALVASYLKPTSFNFNLSSSTPHVCEHALDTSSCLAHVSEVSRSPISTSTKDPKLNILISLLSKSTSHIQEAMVKTKAIKHRINNPREEAALSDCEQLMDLSIDRVWDSMMALTKDTTDSHQDAHAWLSTVLTNHATCLDELEGPSRALMEAELEDLISRSRTSLALLVAALVPKGDHKQFIDEALNGDFPQWVTSKDRRLLEASVRDVTANVVVAKDRSGKFKTVAEAVASAPDSGKPRYVIYVKKGTYKENIEIGKKKTNVMLVGDGMDATVITGNLNVIDGSTTFQSATVAAVGDGFIAQDIWFQNTAGPEKHQAVALRVGADQSDINRCRIDAYQDTLYAHTNRQFYRDSFITGTVDFIFGNTAVVFQKCNLVARKPMSNQNNMVTAQGREDPNQVTGTSIQQCNLTPSQDQFASLFLQAILGVCGGFCFLLHS, from the exons ATGGCTACCCAACAACAATCTTTGCTAGACAAGCCTAGAAAATCCCTTAACAAAACTTTCTGGCTATTCCTCTCTTTAGCTGCAATCATAAGTTCCTCAGCCCTTGTTGCTTCTTATCTCAAACCTACCTCCTTCAATTTCAACCTCTCCTCATCAACTCCCCATGTCTGTGAACATGCACTTGACACTTCGTCATGCTTAGCTCATGTTTCAGAAGTATCTCGAAGCCCCATCTCAACCTCCACAAAAGACCCCAAATTGAATATCCTCATATCCTTGCTAAGCAAGTCCACCTCACACATTCAGGAAGCTATGGTCAAAACCAAAGCTATCAAACACAGAATTAACAATCCCAGAGAGGAAGCAGCTTTGTCTGACTGCGAGCAACTAATGGACTTGTCCATTGACAGAGTGTGGGACTCAATGATGGCTCTAACCAAAGACACCACTGATTCACATCAAGACGCGCACGCATGGCTAAGCACTGTGCTCACTAACCATGCAACTTGCTTGGATGAACTTGAAGGTCCATCTCGAGCATTGATGGAGGCTGAACTTGAAGACTTGATATCAAGATCAAGAACTTCTCTGGCCTTACTCGTTGCTGCTTTGGTTCCAAAGGGTGATCACAAGCAATTCATTGATGAGGCTCTAAATGGGGACTTTCCCCAATGGGTGACGAGCAAGGATCGGAGGCTTTTGGAAGCTTCGGTTCGGGATGTAACAGCTAACGTTGTTGTGGCTAAAGATAGGAGTGGCAAGTTTAAGACCGTGGCTGAGGCTGTTGCATCGGCACCTGACAGTGGTAAGCCACGGTATGTTATTTATGTGAAGAAAGGAACCTATAAAGAGAACATTGAAATTGGTAAGAAGAAGACGAATGTGATGCTCGTGGGAGATGGTATGGATGCTACTGTCATCACCGGCAACTTGAATGTCATCGATGGAAGTACCACCTTCCAAAGTGCCACCGTTG CTGCTGTGGGCGATGGGTTTATAGCCCAAGACATTTGGTTCCAAAACACAGCAGGCCCAGAAAAGCACCAGGCAGTGGCTCTTCGTGTCGGAGCAGACCAATCAGACATAAACCGTTGCCGCATTGATGCCTACCAAGACACTCTCTATGCCCATACCAACAGGCAGTTCTACCGAGACTCCTTCATCACAGGTACCGTTGACTTCATCTTTGGAAACACAGCTGTTGTATTCCAAAAGTGCAATCTGGTGGCCCGAAAGCCAATGAGTAACCAAAACAACATGGTCACGGCCCAAGGACGAGAAGACCCAAACCAAGTCACTGGAACTTCAATTCAGCAATGTAACTTGACACCAAGCCAGGATCAATTTGCAAGCCTGTTTCTACAAGCGATATTGGGAGTTTGTGGGGGATTCTGTTTTCTCCTTCATTCATGA